In Deltaproteobacteria bacterium, the sequence TCGAGGTTTCTCCGAGCCGCTCGGTTCCAGGGCCGCGACCGCGGCCGCTACACGGCTCAGCTTCCACCGAACCCGACGGTGACCCTGTCTTCTTCCACGATCACCGGTATGTCACGGTTGCCGTCGTTCAGGGCGAGCATGCGCTGAAGCCCGTCCTCGTCTTGCAGGACGTTGATGTACTCGACGGTGAAGTTTCGGTCCGAGTAGTCCGCACGGGCACTCGACGTGTAGTGTCAGAAGTCGTGTCCGAAGATCAACACCTTGTCCGGCATGGCGCTTCCTTTCCACGGGGGTTGTCCCTACCCGTAGCGTGAACGCCGGCCCTTGGCAATCGCCTGCGAAAATTCCACTTGGGGGTTTCTTGCGCGGAAACTTGTGGTATGAAAGCGGGCTGAATGACGGTCCTGCGCCGTCTGCCATGCGGGGAAATTGTATGGTTGAACGTTTCAAGGAGCTCGGCACCATCACCTTCAGTCTCCTCCTTTTCACGCTGCTTTGGGAGGTGTCGGTGTGGTTGTTCTCGGTGTCGGAGTTCCTGCTGCCGGCGCCGTCGAAGATCTTCTGGACCA encodes:
- a CDS encoding Uxx-star family glutaredoxin-like (seleno)protein; this encodes MPDKVLIFGHDFUHYTSSARADYSDRNFTVEYINVLQDEDGLQRMLALNDGNRDIPVIVEEDRVTVGFGGS